Below is a window of Planococcus rifietoensis DNA.
GCCGCACCGCGACTGCAGACTGAAACCGGCGATGCTTTAACTGAAAGCACACGGAAAGCCTACGATATCCTCAGCGGCCAGCGCGATAAACGAACGCGCGATACGGAGCTTACCGCAGAGCCATTCAAAGCTGTCTTTACGGGTTCCTTCAATAAACATTCAATGGTATTTTTTGCAGCCATTCGTTTTGGCATTGTCTTGGCATTTGCCGCATTGATCGCCTATTTTCTCCCGATCAATCCGTCTTATTGGGTTCCGTTATCGGCCGCAGCAGTGATGTCCGGCGCTACCATCCTGTCGACATTCAACCGCTCCATCCAGCGTTCAGCCGGCACCATTGTCGGCATTGTAGTGGCGGCGATCATCCTGTCTTTCCAACCGGATGGGCTGTCTATCGCATTGATCATTTTCGCATTGACGACACTGACGGAGCTCGCCATCGTTTTAAACTATGCCGTTGCGGCATTCTTCATCACGCCAAATGCTTTGATGATTGCGGAGAGCACTTCACAGATCGGAGACCTTTCCTATTTTGCTTCTGCGCGCATTGTCGATGTCTTGATCGGTTCAGCGATTGGGCTCCTCGGGGTCTTATTGATCGGCCGGCGACGTGCTTCCAGTTTGATTCCCCAGCATTCGGCGAAGACATTGCGAAGCCAGCAGCGCTTCATGAGCTTGCTGTTTTCACCTTACAGCCCGGACCTTGAAGCGCAGCCGATTGAATTGAAGAAAATGCGCACCAATTTAACCAACTTGAAACTGGTGCTCGATACGACACAAGGCGAATTGCCACAGCGGCCGGAAAATCTCGAGCTCTTGCAGCAAGTATTCTTTGCAGCCGAACAACTGGGCTTCCTGCTCGAGAACGCGGCGCAAAAAGACAGGCTCGCCTTGTCTCCCGTGCAACTCGGACAGCTCTACCTGTTCTTTGAAATGATGGCCAATACGATGGAAGGCAAATGGCCGTTTGCGGAGCATGTGATTCCTGAAATTCCGGGATTCCCCGAAATCGAGCAGGAACTCGCTGCCTTGCAGGAAACGGTTCGAATGAGCCGCCGCGAGCCTGATCTACCCCAACAAGACGAAGCCCTGGAATAGGCTTCGCCTTTTTTTGTGTGTAGAACTTCTGGCAATTCTCTGTAAAGTTAACTTGACGTAAAGCAAACTTTACACATAAAATAGAGCCATAACTACGAGGACGTGATTGAGTGGATAATAAATTGAAGGAATTGCGGGAGGCACACGGTTATTCACAAGACCAACTCGCCCAAAAACTAGGCGTCTCGAGACAGACGATCATTTCAATCGAAAAAGGGCGCTATAATCCTTCCTTGCCTCTTGCCCTGCAGATGGGCCGAATTTTCACTACCCCCGTCGAGAACATCTTCTTTTTAGAAGAAGGATCGGATTGAATTATAGGCACTGGGTTCAGCACCTTATTTATACCTTGGATTCTCCTGAGTAGGCGTTATAGATATAACGATCACGACCACTTTATAGCAAAAATGTATAGTACACTAGATAAAAATAAAAACGAATCAGCTGTGCTTGAAAAGGAGCGGATTAGGGATGGATCCTTTAACATCGATCAAAGAAAATTTGTCGAAACTGACGACTGGCCAACGTGCTATTGCAGATTACATTATGAAAAATTCCTCAGAAGTCGCTTTTTTAACAGTGTATGAATTGGCGCAGCGTGTAAATACCAGCACTACAACCATTATGCGGCTGACCGCAAACCTCGGGTATAGCGGCTACAGCGAATTTCAAAAAGGCTTACAGCAAATTTTGCGGGATCAAACCGCTCCGCAGAACCGCCTGAAATTAAACCTTGAAAGTCCTACTGAAGGCGACCTGTGGGAAAATACCATCGCTCATCACTTGCATCATATCCGCAACTTAGCAGAGCAGCTGCCGAAGGCCCAACTTGATGCAGCTGTCCAAAAGATTATATCTGCACGCCACATTTACTGCACCAGCGTTCGCAGCGGACTGCCGGTTGGCCAATACTTAAGCAACGGCTTGAACCGAACATCCGGAAACGCAAAGCTTGTCATCGCCGATACGAGCGATTGGGTGGATGAAGTCATCACCATGAATGAAGGTGACTTGATCATTGCCACCAGTTTCCCGCGCTATGCCAAGCGCATTATTGACTTTGTAAAAGCGGCAAAATCACGGAAGGTCCAAATTGTGGCCATCACCGATAGCTTTTCTTCGCCTATTGTTGAGTTCGCCGATCTCACTCTCATCTGCGAATCGGATAGCCTCGCTTTTCATAATTCACCTATCTCGGCGATGGTTGTCGCAGACTACTTGATCAATGCGACAGCCATTACACAATCCGAACAAACAAAAGAACGATTGGACCTTATTAACGACGTACTAACCGGCATGGATTACCACTACAATAATTCCTCGAAAGATTCATAACACTGACTTTGTGCAGGCATCTAAACTTTTCAGCAGACCTCAGCCGTCTTCTGAAAAGTTTTTTTATTTTGTGATTTTCTCAATGAAAGGGTTTACACAAGAAAAATCAATTGGTATAGTAATAAAAATTACTTTAAATTAATTTTAAGTAATAAATATTACAAAGGTGGTTTTTCATATGACTAAGCCTTCACTGGAACAGGATTCACAGTTGATTGAACAGATGGCCAATATAAGCTCTTCCATCTTCGCGGATGTAATGGATATGAACAATGCAATGGATTACCGTTTAAAGCCGATGAATTACAAAAAGCCGCTAGTTGGTCGGGCACGGACGGTCTCCCTGCCAAAAGGCGATAATTTGTTTTTGCACCACGCTATTTATGAAGTGGAGCCGGGCGACATCATCGTGGTGGACGGGCAAGATCATAAAGACTCTGCTTACTTAGGGGAGTTAATGGCTGGGGCTGCAGAAGCATTAGGAATCCAGGGAATCGTGATCGATGGCTTGGTGCGTGATAAAAAAGAGCTCGAGCAACTGGATATTCAAATTTACGCAAAGGGATTCTTGTCGACAGGCCCCAAAAAAGAAGGCCCCGGTTCGTTCGATACAGACATCACATGCGCAGGGGTATTTGTCTCTTCGGGCGATTATATTGTGGGGGATGAGGATGGCGTCGTCGTTATTCCACGTGCACTTGCTTCCGAAACTATAAAAAAAGCTGAACAGAAATTGGCCTATGAACAAAACCGCCTGGACGTCATTCGCCAATACAAACAGCAATCCGGGACAAAGCAAAAATCCGCGATCGCCCCGAATTGGCTGGAAGATAAATTAAAAAAACACGGCATACCAGAAAGGGTTTGAGTTTATGAAAATAGGATTTATCGGCTTCGGTGAAGTTGGATTCGAGATGTCAAAAGGGTTTCATCATCTCGAGAGCGGCCTTCAACTTTTCGCCTTCGATCAACAGCACACAGACCCCAGAATGATTCAGCGAGCTGAGGAAGCGAATGTGTCCTTGCTCGACAGCCCTTTGAAAGTGGCAGAGCAAAACTTAGCGATCCTTTTTGTCGCAGTTCCCGCCCAGTATGCAGAAAGCGCGTGGGAATCTATTCTGCCGGCGTTAAATAACTCTACACTGTACGTAGATTTAACGACCGCTTCCGCTAATATTAAACAAGGCATCAGCGATAGATTGGCGGCCACGCAAAGCCTGTTCGTAGACGCGGCCATTATGGGGCCTTTAAAAGGCAACCAGCATAAAGTGCCGATGATTGTCAGCGGCACTGCAGCGGAAGCCTTCATAAGCCAGGGAAAGAATCTGGAGATGAACTTGGAGTATGTCAGCGAAGCCGCAGGTGACGCTACCAATATTAAATTCATCCGCAGCATCTTCACTAAAGGCCTATCGACCCTCCTCCACGAAGTGATGGAAGTGGCAGAGAAATTGGACCTTGATGAGACGATTACCGCGTCGATTACTGACACCATCGACAAGGAACCGTTCGAAAATGTGATCAATCGCTTAATCACCGGCAACGTGCTCCACGCAGAGCGGCGCGTCAAAGAAATGGACAATGTGCTTGAATTTCTGAACGAAAATAAAGTGGACACCTTAATGACTAAAGCCACACGCGATAAATTGCAGTTGCTTACCGATTCAAAACTCAAAGAACGATTCAGTGGAGAAGCGCCTCAAACTTGGAAGCAGGTCATGGAGAAAATCAATCATTCCGATTGAGACATAGAAGGGAGACCGCATAATGGGAATTATTGCACTCGTTATTTTTGTAAGCGTTTTAGTTTTCTGGAGCGTGAAACTGAAAAGAAACTTGGGAGAAGCGGCCCTGATTGGGTTTTTGGCCATTGTCCCCCTCGGAGGATCTCAAGCCTTTGCGCTGTTCATGCAAGGCATCGAATTCGCTTCTACATTTTCAGTGCTCTACGCAGCTATCGCTTTCGTGTTTATGGCTTATGTGATCGACAAATTCGGTATCGTCGAGCGTTTATTGGCTATTTTGAACTCGCTGGTCGGCCGTTTGCCCGGCGCTCCTGCTCTCATGGATGCCGTGGGTTCTTCCGTGATGGGCACTTTATCTGGGGGAGACTCCGGCAATACGGCTGCCACAGGCTCCATCACAGGCCCTTGGATGATGCGCAATAATTGGAACAAAGAAATCGCCGCATCGGTCATGGTCGGAAATGGCGGAATGGCGTCTGCCCTCCCTCCCACTTCTTCCATGTTCATCATTTTGGGGTTTGCTCCCGTCGCTGCCGCCATTACAACCGGTGAATTTTTCATCGCTTTATTGATTGCCGGTGCTTATCAATTTTTACACCGCTTGATCATGATTGGGTATTTCGTCAAGAAACAAAACATTAAAGCATTTCCGCCGGATTCGCTTAACCCATTAAGCGTTTCATTAAAAGATGGCTGGACATCGATTTTGATTTATTTAGGCGCTATCATCCCGTTAGTGTTAACGATCGGGCCAATCAGTGAATTCATCATGAATGTCCCTACACTCGGTGAAGAAGCACTCGACAGCATTGACATCGTCATCTGGATTCCAACCTTGATGATCGCAATTGCTTTCTTGTTGGCTGGCAAATCAGCGCCACGTTCTTTTTCGGAGGTATCTGCCTTCATACAAAAATCAATTCCACGTTTTACCGTGATTGGAGCACTGATATTTTTTGCCGTGGCGTCCAGTGAAGTTCTTACTTCACTTGGCCTATCCGACAATATTGTCTACATGATGAGCTCTGTTGACACGCCCGCTTGGTTGACGCTTCTGTTGATCGGAATCGGCGTCACCGCCATTGCCGGCCCATTGACCTCAACGGGCACATTGACCGCAGTGGGGCTAGTCTCTTACGAAATATTGGCCGCATCCGGCTTCTCGCCACTTATTTCCGCTGTAGCTGTCATGACGTTCGCTTCTACTTCAGCACAAATGCCGCCGGCTTCAGGATCCATCTACATCGCTTCCGGAATTGTCGGGGCACGGCCTGAAAAAACCTTCGTCATGCTAATTGTGTATTATGCTTGCCCTGTGGTGTTGATTGGTTGGCTCATCGGCATGGGCATTCTACCAATATAAGGAGGATGAATAACAATGCAAAATTTATTTGAACGCCTTTTCACGATTTGCTTATTGCTGTCGATTTCATTGGGGCTCATCATGGTATTAAGCCAATTAGTGGGCCTTGCGATCGGCAACGGAGAATTTGTCATCAAAGTCGGTGAAACGTTGAAACAACCGACGATTGTGTTGGCAGCGATTTTCTCGGCTTTCGCATTTATCTTGGGGTATTTCCCTAAATACCGCGAAGCCGCAAATAAAGAATAAATCTCAAAAACGGCCCCGCTGCTTATTTGCAGCGGGGCCTTTCTTCATCATTTGGTAGAACGAGCCGAATTTTGTTCCATGCGAGCTTGCTTTAAATCCGAGATGCCGATCAATGGGCAAATAATGAGGCCTGCCACCATAATCCATGTCAGCACCCAATTATTCCCCCATGAAATGATGAGGACGATCAAACAGTTGAAGGCAATGATGAAGCTTCGGTATTTTTCGGTTGCGGCCATATATGATTTGAACATGTTTGCCTCATTCTCCTGTCATTTTTTTATCTTAGTTCTGTTGTATGCCTAGTGGGATGTCCATGTATTTCCGATAGGCGCCACTACCGTTTTCCTGATAAATCCGAATAGACTCAACCTTAAAGCGGCAAATTTCCAGCTCTTCGTTAGCAAGTTGCGCCATCTCTTTTAACTGTCGTACCGACAATCCGTAACTCGTTTTTGCCAGAGTCAGATGGGGAACGAATCGATCAAGTTCGAAGTACTGTGCAATCATTTCATCTGTTGGTTCAACTACCGCAACAAGCCGTTCGTGCAATTTCTTCAGCCCCTGCGATTCAACCTGTAAATACAGAATTTCTTCCCCAAAAAATGCCGTTCTTCCAATAATCACTTCAAAACGCTCAGTTTCCTTACTGGCTTTTCGCACATCTTCAATCCAGCTCTCATCGGTTGTTAAGCCCCCTTGTGCCTTTAAGGTAATATGCGGTTCAACTGCTTCATCAATTTGGTTATCCGGCCATTTCTTTCTGAACCGACTCACTTAGTTCGCAAAATTTCTCGGTGGTGAAATTCCGATAAAATACTGCATTGCCTTTTCCCCTTTTGCAAATCACTATGGATGCACGTAGATTTCTTTAATTGATATTAACATTAATTCCCATCAATTTGGATTTCTTTTATATTCCTATTACAAAAGCGGAAACTTTTAAAATCCACAGTGATGAATTCAAAAGCGTTTTTGTCAAAAAAACAAAGCGCCTGGAAGAACGCATTCTTCCGGGCGCTGTTTTCAATTGACGAAACGGAACTGCTGGCTCGAAATGAGCGGGTAAGAGACGAGTTGTGCGCTGTCCAGATCTTCGGCGTGCATATCCACCGCCGTAATCTGGCTATTGTCGTACGTTGTGTAATAGTAAATCCCTTTGTCCATATTGCAGCAGGAAGAGTACAAAGTGTATTCGAATTTCCCGTCCTCTAGCGCATTGAGCCCTTTCGGCTGCGCCACCGAATTCAGGATATGAAAGAACTGCCCAACACTGTCAGCTTCGCTGCTGCCGGATGCCGAGTTGAATTTGGCGAATGTGGCCCTTACAAAACGCGAAGTCGAGGACAAATCCCCCGGCAAGCCGATGCCGCCCATCCCAAGACTGTATGGCTGGAGGTCTAATAGTTTTGAAAAGCGATTTTCAGGAGCGGAAGCTGTCACAGATAAATACTGGTTCAAATTGAACAAATGGTAGCCGAATTCGGGATTATTCGCCAGCACGCCGGGCAGATTATCATAAACTTTCAGCCCTTCTTTTACAGACTCCACGACGATCGACTGCTGCTGGTCGGAAATCATCCAGTGAAGCGGTGCGATTGGGAGCTGTTCACTGAAAGGAATGTCAGCCAAATTCAGTTTCGACAACAACATTCTTGCTTCCTCGACCGTTTCGCATTGCCCTAAAATCCATGGAATGAATTCAAAAGGCGCGATATTGTCTTTGTCCGGGTCCTCCCGATGGAAATGAGCATTTCCCGGGAAATTCAACCCCGCCATGCTCAAGCCCTTTTCATTGGTGGCGTCGTAGTATAACGGATAATGGTCGATAACCGCTGCCATGCCAATCAAGGCGTAATGATTGCTCGTGTCCTGGGCTTTACGAAAACGAAAATGAAAATTCCGCGGCGTGATGGTCACCATTTCGTTATAGGAAATATCTAAATCGAGATTTCGGCCAAAATAATGGTCTTTCGTTTCGAAACTGATCGCTGTGCACATAACTGTCCGCCCCGCTTTCTAGTTTGTGGCATTGTTCGCTACTCTCTTTATACCCAAAGTTCCATTGACTAACTATTCATTCGTTTTCCCTTCCGAAACTTTTTTTCCTCTCTCCTTTTCAGTTGCTATACTGAAAAAACTTTGCCATAGACACACTCGATTTCGGGGTGGTATCCTACTCAAGTACTTGCAGGACGGGGGAATTAAAGGTGGAACAGGAACGATTCGACAATCTGAAATTAGGCGAGCGGGGCGCGATGCTCAGCATTGCTACATATATTATTTTATCCATCATTAAATTATGGGTTGGCTACCTGGCTGGGTCGGAAGCGTTAAAAGCGGACGGCTTGAACAACGTCACCGATATAGTTGCGTCAACGGCGGTTTTGATCGGCTTGAAATTATCCCAAAAGCCAGCGGATGCCAACCATCCTTATGGGCATTGGCGGGCAGAAACGGTGGCTTCCTTGGTGGCGTCGTTCATCATTGTCGCAGTCGGGCTACAGGTCACCTACTCAGCCGTCGTGTCGGTTTTCCAAGGGACCAGCGAAACGCCTGGGCTGCTTTCGGCCTGGACCGCAGGATTTTCGGCTATCGTGATGTATTTGGTATATCGATATAACAAAAAACTAGCCGAGCGCATCAATAGCAAAGCCGTTGCAGCAGCCGCTAAAGACAATTTATCCGATGCCTGGGTCAGCATCGCCGCGGTCGTCGGAATCGTCGGTGCGCAGTTTTATCTGCCATGGCTCGATCCGCTTGCAGCGCTTCTTGTCGGCGTGTTGATCGTCAAAACGGGCTGGGGCATCTTCTGGGAAGCGACACACGAACTGACGGACGGCTTTGATGAAGAGCTCATCAAGTCGTTCAAAGAAACTGCGCTTAATACAGATGGCGTCACCGAAGTCCGCGAAATCCGCGCCAGAAACTACGGCAACCGGGCCGTCGTCGATGTCACCGTCTTAGTGCCGGGCGATTTAGACATTGCCGTTGCACACGATATCTCGACCAAAGTGGAAGTCAAACTCATGAAACGCTATGATATCTCGGCAGTCCATGTGCATGTGGAGCCAAATTAAAAACACCAGCAGCCGCTGGTGTTTTTGTCATTCTTCCTGTATATCTATGCTCGCGAGATACGCTTGAAAATCCTCTTTCCGAAAAACATGTAAAACGCATGGCTGTTTTTCCTTGTTCTCGAGTGCTTGATGCTCTTCCGGAAATTCACCTTCTACATGCAGACTGATAAAAGGCAGTTTTTCCTGCGCTTTTTGAGAGCGGATGTTCACCGTTCTTGCTCCTGCAAAAACACGCGATAATCCCAGATCTTCAAAAGCGATTTTCAATATCTCGACTTTGGATGCTTCGTTAAACCCTTGCCCCCAATATTCCTGCCCGATCCATGTCCCGATATGGCAAGACCTTTTAGCGTGGTCGATGAACATCAAATCCGTCAGGCCGACCAATTGGTTGTGCTCGTTTAAAATGACGCGCGCTATTCGTGTTCCCGCTTTTTCCTCTTCCCTCACCAGGCGGCTGAAATGGATCGTATCGTCCAGTGTGCCGTCCGGCAACCCTAGAGCGTCTTTTATCGCCGGCATCGAAGACAAGCGGAAAATTTCTTCGCAAAATTCTTCTTTATGCGCAACCAATTTCACTTTCTTCATATTCATCGCCTCCACTTGTTCAAACCTTCTCCACAATCCTTCTACGAGTTTATCTTGAGAAAAGTTTCTTGGCTTCTGTTGGCGCAGCCGCATTGCGGTAGCGCGGATGCTCAGGCAGCATGGCGTCCACCAGGTTCTTCACGGCAGGCTGCTGTGAAGTAAACACAGCGTCCTTGTCCTGGAACACTTCAGCTATTTGCCCCTTGTGCATGATCGCCATCGCATCTGAAATGGCATAAGCAGCGCGGATATCGTGCGTGATGAATAAATACGAAAGGCCATACCTCGTTTTCAAGTCCTGCAATAATTCTAAAATGGTCGTTTGGGTCACCATATCCAAACTGCTGACGGATTCGTCCAACACGATCATTTTTGGTTTTAACGCAAGCGCCCTTGCAATATTGATGCGCTGCAATTGCCCGCCGCTGAATTCGCGCGGGTATTTTTTCATGTCGCTGCTGCTAAGCCCGACCTGCTCCAGTAAACTTGCAATGGCCCGGTTCTGCTCGCCGGCGGACAACTTTTCGTAATTCTCCAAGGGTTCTGCAATGATTTTCTCAGCCGTCAGGCGCGGGTTTACGGAAGAATAGCTATCCTGGAACACGACTTGTAAATTCCTGCGCATTTGCTGGCGGCTTTTGGCATCCATGGCGTATACGTCCTGCCCTTGAAAAATCACCTGTCCTTGTTGCGGCTTCTCAAGCCCTAGAATGACTTTTCCGAGCGTGCTTTTTCCAGCTCCGCTCGATCCAAGAAGCCCCAGGCACGTTCCTTCTTCTATCGCCAAGGAAACGCCCGAAAGCACCGGCTTCACTTCTTTTTTACGCCAGAAAGAACGGGAGGCGCCATATGAATGGGTAATCTCTTTCACTTCCAATAAACTCATGGCTTGCTCCTCCTTGGCGGCTTTTATATAACGAGCCGGTTTAAGCTGTCGGTAAATGGCATTACAGGCCTTGCCTGCAGCAATTTCTTGGTGTATTCATGTTGCGGGCGATCAAACAAATCGCACACTTCCGCTTGTTCGACAATTTCTCCGCGGCGCATGACCGCCACTTCATCTGCCAGCTGTGAAATCACGCCTAAATCGTGGGAAATCAGCAGAATCGCTGTTCCGCATTCTGTCCGCAACCGGTCCAGCTCCTTCAATACTTGCAGCTGATTGGTTACGTCGAGTGCGGTGGTCGGTTCATCGGCAATAACGACAGCCGGGCGCAAAGACATGGAGATCGCGATCATGACACGTTGAAGCATGCCGCCGCTCAATTGAAACGGATATTTTTTCATCAGTTTAGCCGGTTCTTCTAAATTCATGCTCTCCAGTGAAGCGATTGCCAATTCGACTGCTTGTTTTTTTCCAAGCCCTGTATGTGTACGAATCGTTTCGACGAATTGATTGCCGATTGTGTAGACCGGCGTAAAGGCGTTCATGGGGTTCTGCATGATAAAGCCGATTTCCTTGCCGCGAATCGCACGCATCGCTTTCGTCGGCATGCCATTCAGCTCCTGACCATGCAGTTGGATGTTTCCTTGGACTTGCATTGCCCGCTGATCCAATAACTGCATTAAAGCCATGGAAGTGACCGTCTTGCCGCTTCCGCTTTCCCCGATCAGCCCGAGCACCTTGCCCGGCGTTAATTCCAAATTTACGTTCCGCACCAAAGGAAGAGCCCCTCGGCTGGATTTGGCAGCGATATTCAAGTTGTCGACTTGCAGGACATTTGGTTGTGTATGCATACGTCTTCTCCTTTCAGTAGCGCCGTTTGACGCCGAACTGCTCTGATAACGATTCACCAATAACATTGAACGAAATGACCACGAACAAAATCATCAATCCCGGATACAGCATCAGTTCTGGATTGCTTCTCATAAAGCTGGTGCCTTCGTGAATCATCGCGCCCCATTCCGGTGTAGGCGGCTGGATGCCGAGCCCAAGAAACGATAGCGCTGAAATGTCCATGATGGCCCAACCCATCTCAAGTGTGCCCATGACCATGATCGGCGGCAGCACATTCGGTACGAGATGGCGCCTGATGATTTTCCAATTGGACGACCCGCTGATGCGCGCCGCCGTAATGAAGTTCTGTTCTTTCATCGAGACGACCATGCCGCGGATCATGCGTGCGTAATACACCCATTGCACCATCATCAACGCCACGACCACTTGCCATAGCCCCGGCCCAAGAAGGCCAACGATCCCTAACACCAATACTAAATTTGGAAAAGCCATGACGCCGTCGCAAAAGCGCATCAATAAAGTATCGATCCAGCCGCCGCGATAGCCTGATAAAGTTCCAATGACCAGCCCGATGCCGAGCGAAGCCACAAAAATTAAAGTCGCAAACCCGAGCGAAACACGGGCTCCGAACAACAACCGGGACAAATTGCAGCGTCCGAGCTGATCCGTGCCGAGCGGATATTCGAGGGATGGCGGCATGAGCTTAAGTGCCAAGTTTACTTGTATCGGATCATTCGGGGCAATCCACGGCGCCAGGATGCTTACGAGGAAGAACACCAC
It encodes the following:
- a CDS encoding ABC transporter ATP-binding protein: MHTQPNVLQVDNLNIAAKSSRGALPLVRNVNLELTPGKVLGLIGESGSGKTVTSMALMQLLDQRAMQVQGNIQLHGQELNGMPTKAMRAIRGKEIGFIMQNPMNAFTPVYTIGNQFVETIRTHTGLGKKQAVELAIASLESMNLEEPAKLMKKYPFQLSGGMLQRVMIAISMSLRPAVVIADEPTTALDVTNQLQVLKELDRLRTECGTAILLISHDLGVISQLADEVAVMRRGEIVEQAEVCDLFDRPQHEYTKKLLQARPVMPFTDSLNRLVI
- the nikC gene encoding nickel ABC transporter permease subunit NikC, encoding MMTRIRTALKGKWPFAICSGILVVFFLVSILAPWIAPNDPIQVNLALKLMPPSLEYPLGTDQLGRCNLSRLLFGARVSLGFATLIFVASLGIGLVIGTLSGYRGGWIDTLLMRFCDGVMAFPNLVLVLGIVGLLGPGLWQVVVALMMVQWVYYARMIRGMVVSMKEQNFITAARISGSSNWKIIRRHLVPNVLPPIMVMGTLEMGWAIMDISALSFLGLGIQPPTPEWGAMIHEGTSFMRSNPELMLYPGLMILFVVISFNVIGESLSEQFGVKRRY